Proteins from a genomic interval of Elusimicrobiota bacterium:
- a CDS encoding polyprenol monophosphomannose synthase yields the protein MRSLVIIPTYNEKENIEKIVEHLLNLNNSLRSSPNNFGDYNLNLLVIDDNSPDGTGKILDRLQIADCRLQIIHREKKLGLGTAYIQGFKWALEKDFTHIFTMDADFSHSPDYLPEFLKKFTDYDLIIGSRYVKCGGVRNWPYQRKLISRCGNLYAKTILQFPVNDCTSGFMGFRREVLESINLDEIKSEGYGFLIEMKYRTYRHGYKIFEYPIIFVDRTQGKSKISKNIIWEAIFLVWKLLKQVR from the coding sequence ATGAGATCACTTGTTATTATTCCGACTTATAATGAAAAGGAAAATATAGAAAAAATTGTTGAACATCTTCTTAATCTCAATAATTCGCTTCGCTCATCCCCGAATAACTTCGGGGACTACAATCTCAATCTATTAGTGATTGACGATAATTCGCCGGATGGAACGGGAAAGATATTGGACAGATTGCAGATTGCAGATTGCAGATTGCAGATTATACATCGTGAGAAAAAACTGGGGCTTGGAACCGCGTATATTCAGGGCTTTAAGTGGGCGTTAGAAAAAGATTTTACTCATATTTTTACGATGGATGCGGATTTTTCGCACAGCCCGGATTATCTGCCTGAATTTCTGAAAAAATTTACAGATTACGATTTAATTATTGGTTCCCGCTATGTCAAATGTGGCGGTGTTAGGAACTGGCCTTATCAGCGAAAACTTATCTCACGCTGTGGCAATTTGTATGCTAAAACAATCTTGCAGTTTCCTGTTAATGACTGCACATCCGGTTTTATGGGGTTTCGTCGGGAAGTGCTTGAAAGTATAAATCTTGATGAGATAAAATCTGAGGGCTATGGATTTTTAATTGAAATGAAATATAGAACATACAGACACGGCTATAAAATTTTTGAATACCCGATAATTTTTGTAGACAGAACACAGGGCAAATCCAAAATCTCAAAAAATATTATCTGGGAAGCGATTTTTTTAGTATGGAAACTTCTAAAACAGGTGCGATAA
- a CDS encoding glycosyltransferase, whose translation MVKKIIYVSVRSDIGGGQEHICQLLSNIDKNLFVPYIACPPHGYYAEKFKSLTAGSIEIPFRKFSLLFLLKLCRFIKSNGIALVHCHGKGGGIYGRLAGLFTNVPVVYTFHGIHFDKYNWFIRQIYFLIEKLLSYLTVKIVHVSFSEESLAIKLKLHSIKKSVVIYNGVDIKRYSFNIQKRKKSREQLSIKETEFVIGTIARFDHSKGIEKSIEIIKILLKQIPVRYILVGDGERRKDIENRIYKENLKDVVMIAGFRNDVPDLLNAFDVYLSTSEHEGLPYTLMEAMATGVPIVASDVTGNNEVIEDNVSGYLAPLHDKKMFVEKIVKLYKDENLKKQMSQNARFRIGNFFGVNAMVKKTENLYKEILKLGIG comes from the coding sequence ATGGTGAAAAAAATTATTTATGTGTCGGTCAGGTCAGACATTGGAGGCGGGCAGGAACACATTTGCCAACTTTTGTCAAACATTGACAAAAACTTGTTTGTGCCGTATATCGCCTGTCCGCCGCACGGATATTATGCCGAAAAATTTAAAAGTTTGACGGCAGGTTCTATTGAAATTCCATTCAGGAAATTTTCGTTATTATTTTTGCTGAAATTATGCAGATTTATCAAAAGTAATGGAATAGCACTTGTTCATTGTCACGGCAAGGGTGGTGGAATTTACGGTCGATTGGCAGGGTTGTTTACCAATGTTCCTGTTGTTTACACTTTTCACGGGATACATTTTGATAAGTATAATTGGTTTATAAGGCAAATATATTTTCTAATAGAAAAATTGTTATCGTATCTTACTGTTAAAATAGTTCATGTATCTTTTTCCGAAGAATCCTTAGCGATAAAACTCAAACTTCATTCCATAAAAAAGTCAGTAGTAATATATAACGGCGTGGATATAAAGCGGTATTCTTTTAACATACAGAAACGAAAAAAAAGCCGAGAACAGTTAAGTATTAAAGAAACCGAATTTGTGATTGGAACCATAGCAAGATTTGATCATTCAAAAGGTATTGAGAAAAGCATTGAAATAATAAAAATTCTTCTAAAACAAATTCCTGTTCGCTATATTTTGGTTGGGGATGGTGAACGAAGAAAGGACATTGAAAATAGAATTTACAAGGAAAACTTGAAAGATGTAGTTATGATTGCCGGGTTCAGAAATGATGTTCCTGATTTGCTTAATGCATTTGATGTTTATCTGTCAACTTCCGAACATGAGGGCTTGCCGTATACTCTGATGGAAGCAATGGCAACGGGAGTTCCGATTGTCGCTTCCGATGTTACTGGAAACAATGAAGTCATTGAGGATAATGTATCAGGATATCTTGCTCCGCTACATGATAAGAAGATGTTTGTTGAAAAAATTGTCAAATTATATAAAGATGAAAACTTAAAAAAACAAATGTCACAAAATGCGCGTTTCCGGATTGGTAACTTTTTCGGCGTCAATGCTATGGTTAAAAAGACCGAAAATCTTTATAAAGAAATATTAAAATTGGGAATTGGATAA
- a CDS encoding glycosyltransferase family 2 protein, with the protein MNRPVLLSIVIVNYNTKSLLIQCVESVVKNVTKYDYEIIVVDNNSTNGSKEFLQKSVGIKAILNNQNIGFARANNTGIRESVGEYVLILNSDTVILPGSLDRMIEYMINNRNVGVLGPKIVDENNEISQSSWDFMPTIIWENVRKLFSPEYVRRYKILSRALDFRQRKIREVPVLSGACMLIRRNVFATSGFLDENFFLYFEEPDFCARAKKYGWKVVFFPYANIIHLLGKSMEKVGDKTQIYYRQSQLYYYRKYRPRIEQQILKYYLYLKYKIKLLFANTTNRSIYNEIIKIVQKW; encoded by the coding sequence ATGAACAGACCCGTTCTTCTTTCTATTGTTATTGTAAATTATAACACCAAAAGTTTATTAATACAATGTGTTGAATCAGTTGTAAAAAATGTTACAAAATATGATTATGAAATAATCGTGGTTGATAATAATTCTACCAATGGCAGCAAAGAATTTCTGCAAAAGAGTGTCGGTATAAAGGCAATTTTGAATAATCAAAATATTGGATTCGCCAGGGCAAATAACACAGGAATAAGGGAATCTGTTGGAGAATATGTACTAATATTAAACAGTGACACTGTAATTTTGCCGGGTTCGTTGGATAGAATGATTGAATATATGATAAACAATCGGAATGTCGGAGTATTAGGACCAAAAATAGTTGACGAAAATAATGAAATCTCGCAATCGTCTTGGGATTTTATGCCAACGATAATATGGGAAAATGTGCGGAAATTGTTTTCGCCAGAATATGTCAGAAGATACAAAATCTTGTCAAGAGCACTTGATTTTCGACAGCGCAAAATCCGTGAAGTGCCAGTATTAAGTGGAGCATGTATGTTGATACGGCGAAACGTTTTTGCAACTTCGGGGTTTTTAGACGAAAATTTTTTTCTTTATTTTGAAGAGCCGGATTTTTGTGCTCGTGCTAAAAAATATGGATGGAAAGTTGTTTTTTTCCCATATGCCAATATTATTCATTTATTAGGTAAAAGCATGGAAAAAGTGGGTGATAAAACCCAGATTTATTATAGACAAAGTCAATTGTACTATTACCGTAAATACCGTCCGAGAATTGAACAACAAATCTTGAAATACTATCTTTATTTAAAATACAAAATCAAATTATTATTTGCCAACACTACAAACAGATCAATATATAACGAAATTATAAAAATTGTTCAAAAATGGTGA
- a CDS encoding bifunctional glycosyltransferase family 2 protein/class I SAM-dependent methyltransferase, which produces MNKLISVVVLNYNGKEYLKNCFDSLQKQTYSPVELIVVDNNSTDGSVDFVKTKFPQVKIIKNEKNFGFAQGNNIGVLNASSRYVAILNNDTVVNEEWLQKLWDCMKATDSVIVGSKIYTVGVPDKYYEKNGTLNLIGYNIYNIFNDPQEIFIASGCSLLFDKEKIAVPFDPDYFFYSEDVYLSWFARLKGYKISQCSESIVQHLGSVSTRKQKSSVRTFYQERNRILNLFIFYDSITLLKIIPCLIFDIVFKPLYIIFNPNKSFTGWIKAILWFFLNLKIVCGKRKKIQNQRIISNTEILKYMSSKIFNSNKIICKIVNTISCLYCYFLKLKTVEFRNTEGRSNNYKISVPTLKYHHSIEKSHFERETTHGQIIGLIDKNSVVLDVGCSTGFLGRYLIENKNCKMYGIEIDEESAKIAQSFYHKIVILDVEKSDVFEQLNEKFDFIVFGDVLEHLKDPEHILIKAREKLNPNGSIIISIPNIANWRVRWNLLFGKFEYQESGILDKNHLRFFTLHSIKKMFDKCGYDIVHFRGAGAQMPVFVRNLYPALLASQFVFRIKLK; this is translated from the coding sequence ATAAACTTATATCAGTTGTTGTCTTAAATTACAATGGCAAAGAATATCTTAAAAATTGTTTTGATTCTTTGCAGAAACAGACATATTCACCTGTTGAACTGATAGTGGTTGATAACAATTCTACTGATGGAAGTGTTGATTTTGTGAAGACAAAATTTCCACAGGTTAAAATAATAAAAAACGAGAAAAATTTTGGTTTTGCCCAAGGCAATAATATTGGTGTTTTGAATGCATCGTCCCGGTATGTGGCGATTTTGAATAATGATACGGTTGTAAATGAAGAATGGTTGCAAAAATTGTGGGACTGTATGAAAGCAACTGACAGTGTTATTGTAGGGTCAAAAATTTATACAGTAGGGGTTCCGGATAAGTATTATGAAAAAAACGGGACATTAAATTTGATTGGCTATAATATCTACAATATATTTAATGACCCGCAAGAGATATTTATTGCCTCCGGTTGTTCACTTCTTTTTGATAAAGAAAAAATTGCTGTGCCGTTTGACCCGGATTATTTTTTTTATTCTGAGGATGTATATCTATCTTGGTTTGCTCGTCTTAAGGGCTATAAAATTTCACAGTGTTCTGAGTCAATTGTTCAGCACCTTGGTTCTGTAAGCACCCGAAAGCAAAAATCAAGTGTGCGAACATTTTATCAGGAAAGAAATCGTATTTTGAATCTATTTATCTTTTATGATTCAATTACACTGCTAAAAATAATTCCATGTTTGATTTTTGATATTGTTTTTAAACCGCTATATATTATATTTAATCCTAACAAGTCATTTACTGGGTGGATAAAAGCAATTTTATGGTTTTTTTTAAATCTAAAAATTGTTTGTGGTAAAAGAAAAAAAATTCAAAATCAAAGAATCATCTCTAACACTGAAATCCTAAAATATATGAGTTCAAAGATTTTTAATTCAAATAAAATAATCTGTAAAATCGTTAATACAATAAGTTGTTTGTATTGTTATTTTTTAAAATTAAAAACGGTTGAATTTAGAAACACGGAAGGTCGTAGTAACAATTACAAGATATCAGTGCCAACTCTGAAATACCATCATAGTATAGAAAAAAGTCATTTTGAAAGAGAGACCACTCACGGACAGATTATCGGGTTAATAGATAAAAATTCTGTTGTGCTTGATGTTGGATGTTCGACAGGGTTTTTGGGCAGGTATCTTATAGAAAATAAAAATTGTAAGATGTATGGAATTGAGATTGACGAAGAATCTGCCAAAATAGCCCAATCATTTTATCACAAGATAGTTATATTGGATGTAGAAAAGAGTGATGTGTTTGAACAATTAAACGAAAAATTTGATTTTATTGTCTTTGGAGATGTGCTGGAACATTTGAAAGATCCGGAACACATTTTAATTAAGGCAAGGGAAAAATTAAATCCAAACGGCTCTATTATAATTTCCATACCGAATATTGCAAATTGGAGAGTAAGATGGAACTTGCTGTTTGGTAAATTTGAGTATCAAGAGAGCGGAATACTTGACAAGAATCATCTGCGGTTTTTTACTCTGCATAGTATAAAAAAAATGTTTGATAAATGCGGATATGATATTGTTCATTTTCGTGGTGCCGGTGCTCAGATGCCCGTTTTTGTCAGAAACTTGTATCCTGCTTTGTTGGCCTCGCAATTCGTATTTAGAATAAAATTAAAATGA